The following nucleotide sequence is from Vanessa cardui chromosome 19, ilVanCard2.1, whole genome shotgun sequence.
tgccacatgtgtattccaccaacccgcattggaacagcgtggtggaatatgttccaaaccttctcctcaaagggagaggaggcctttagcccagcagtgggaatttacaggctgttgttgtttgttgttgtgttgtattatttgtttgtttttttttttaatttatttagctcAGACTGGATTTACATAGTATCACTAATATGAAGTTTGTACCAGTACAAAGTAAATTATtggtaaataactcaaaaagGCCTTAATTGGGTACAATACCCAATGCCTATTCATAGGACTGCATTTATTGCATTGTTCTTTATTTTACCCAAGTGAAAAAAAGAGTGcccaaattatcattaaaaatagtaataacatAGATtcatagaaaacaattatataattaaactttgaattttatattaattttaattttatataaaatgttgagTAAAATGCAAATTCAAGTTAAGTTTCTGTgacaatatgaaattattttactttaattataatagagcACATGTTGAGAAATTTAATTTGCACATGtcatattctttaaatatttgtgaaaaataaataaagaaaaatataatttcttagtaaataaaatacatattttacattattattatatattaatttaagtaattgtattaactaacatgactgtatttttttaaatgttgaaaaagagtttcttgccggttcttctcggtagaatctactttccgaaccggtggtagcttcacttaattgttaaatgacgattcaaaatgcttataaaagcccacttgaataaagtttattttgattttgattaatttcagTTACAATGGTTTCCCAAATGGgtgtaatgatgatgaatttCCATGGGGTAAAAATACATCATCACCATTAGATAGTAAATTCCTTTATGGTAAGTTAAGATGAAATTTTATGTTCtcctttttatttgattttaaatcattatttatcattttgtgTCTGTTTCATTTTTAGTACCATGATAACATTCATTTACTAAATaatgatttgttattattttggtaactttccaatttatttgttaatgataataataataaaatcaacagcGTATTGTAGttacttgtaatttaaattataagtgcgtttaatatgtaaatcatgaaacataacatttgaatgaactattgtaaaataaatcttgtaaacattttatctttgcttacttacaattaaaatataaatattttttttcataatattttatgcaatcCGTCTaatcaaacataaatatgtagttatcttatcaaatatcaatcaaaatatttcttattattcttttaaataatacttatttataataagtgcATTATGACATAATGAGACTGATTTTTTATGTTGCGTTTGTATAgaggtaaaataaaatcaacatgaTAATCTTGCTTGCTAACCCACTAAATAATGTCATGTTGCATGAAATAGATGACTTAGCACcttatcttattttacaatgtttattttattacaaatttcagttgtaaataataaaatttattagtaaGTGTTTTAGTAGTACTAAAAAAGGGACAATAATAAGTCAATTATTATTGCTTTATTGTGATTAATTAGGtgcaattaaaaagtatttttaattacacgtAATTAATATACATCATGTAACAtacaatttcctttttttttttaatttttctcatgttttattaacttatatagGCAAACTGGCAAAAGAGCCTCCTGATGGTACAACTTCATCACAACCCATAAACAAATTTATGATGTGTGGATTTACTTACCCAGGATTGACACAAAGCTCTACCTCCAagtgtatttttagtattatctttttataatgCTGTTACTCTTTCAGTATGTCATGCAGAAATGAATGCGATAGTGAATAAAAATTCTGCTGATTTAAAGGACACCACAATATATGTGAGCCTCTTTCCATGCAATGAGTGtgctaaaattataatacaatctgGCATCAAGGAAGTTGTATATTTATCTGATGAAAAAGCACACAAGCCAATCTATATAGCATCTAAGAAAATGTTTGATGCAGCTGGTGTAAAATACGGGTATGTATTGTGTAACgtcagaaataataaaaattcaagcttttttttataaaatagtcaattaataatttgttgagCTAACATGAACCAgttatgttatgtaaattttagtCAAAAATTGAAGACCAGTTACcatgtatagtaagacacaaattagttgtagcatcggaaaatgcaatggaaggaaaataaaaccgattactgccgatttccacggccaatagaaatagctccctatcgcatcattcgacgctattcgtcgctatagattcacgcgtcagagaaagcaagtgcatgtaaatcgacgcgtcaaattgacgaatatattaggtcatatgatattacaagttattaggTTTATGCAGAGATCATATttgcgtgagaaataaatattgataatttgggatagcgtacttaattcggttgtgatcggttttacgaattttgccgatgcgacatctaagttgtgcatttgtttttataaatttcattagtGGTTAGGAAACACTTTGTAttgaaacttgcatgtgacagaTGTTATTATGCCACATTTGTATCTTACCTGCGTAAAAGCAAACCTCCTTTAGAGGAAAGGAAATGAgactacaggctgttactattacaactatgttataaaaaaccatctaaatatataaaaacaagttattttttttttaaatgcagttATAGACTTgggataatatttattaaaataatatgaaattgaaCTGGTTTCTAGATTTGTTACACAATGTATCAGCCGCTATGGAGTTTTCGAATTTGCCTATAACTGGTTCACTCACAATACCATAGAGATATTGCTTCATAACTTGTAACAGAAAATATATCACgtttttcttttgaataaatatcctgttttttttaattaaaataagaatgtaGCGATATCTCAATTATCAATGAATctgaaaaacattttcattattaaactttatcaaaacaattaatGCAATGCTATTTTTACTCTTTGCAGGCAGTTTATACCAGAAAATGACCCCATTGTAATCAACTTTACAACAAAGAATTGACTAGAAAAACGGGACCTCATCGAAGTTATGTATTAATGAATAcaagtcaataaatataataaatatattgtataagttTTAAAAGCAATTGTGATGTTTGTTGGACATATTTTCATATGAATTATAAGTTTTgacttcatatatttttgtaaggatatgcaataaataaaagagacatgtaaataaatttgtaaaataaaattttattactttatgtaCAAGATGACGGGGGTACAAAATACTCCAATCACAAACTAAACAAAAATCAACATGGTTGTTCCGAGGAAACATTGAAAGATTGAATGCGATGCAACTCCTCTGTGCAGAACAGGATGGcatgcaatatttaaaaaacaatacatttctTTCTCGATGATTTGTATCTGAAATGTTTGATAGCATAATAAATTTAGCCCTAATGTTCTGCAATCAGTGAAGATAGCTGAAATATCTCACTAGATAAAACCATTTACTTTTCAAACTACACACAGTAAAGTGGTTATGAAGATTTCgtgtattcaataattataattattgtccaAACTTTACACATAtctacaatgaaattaaaaacaataaaacctaAGGCAATTACAGTTGTCCATGTTGTCAATCAAATGATTACAAATTTCATTCTACGCCCCACACAGTCAATAAATTTTACGTTGACAAAGACTTTTGGGATTCTAactttattgtacaataaaaacttaattataagaattatttacaaagCAAACCTCAGTTTAGTTAATATTGCATGAGGTTTAAGAATTTGCCacacttttttttacaaaaaccagccatttttaataaatcctaattatataatacgttaTTTGATTATCGATGAACACAAGGTTTGttgatggaataaaaaaaactacaatttttttatcatctcgtcataaaatattatagtttttgttCTTACAGTCTtgacacataaataaatttacgtaaATGGAGTCGTtcgtttattacaaaaaaataacaataacagcaAATTTTTAAGCGAAAGGGACTTAAATCTAAGAAGGAACATGTCGAcccatttcattataaaatgaaaatcaatgttattgtaaaagtaatactttatattgtaaTGAAATGAAGATTTACAGTAAGGATagtcaataaaatttactttcgGAATCGAAAATCTACAGTCTTCTATAAGGCCTATTAAATTTGAGACAGCagaaaaaatgtatacttttcAATATagtaattcaaaaatttttaaatcacaaaaaaattatgCTTCATCGTCGTCGACTAACAccaataagttattattttgtaagaaataaaattcgggTTTTCAACTGGCCAATTATAGTCTTTGTGACACTGATATGACAAAACACCCAAACCGTTTCAGCTTATTAGTAGTTTTCAATGAGAGACATTACTATTAAAGATGAGTTCAAACGACCGCCGATGTCCGGTGACGCGGGACCGGGGGGCACATCGGGGTTCATATCGACCGAGAAGCCAGATTCTTTCTCCTTTCCGACCGACCGACGCCTCCAATGTGCGGGTGAGAGCGGCTCGGGGTCGCTCAGTTGTCGAGGGCGAAGTCCCCGGGCTGCGCGTCGTCGGCGGGCGGGGCGTCGGGCTTGAAGGCGAGCGCGTGCGGGAACTTGGCGCGGCACGCTTGCACGTACTGCTCTGTCTCCTTCTCGCACTCGCCGAAGTCTCCCGCGCGGAGGCTTTCCAGCACCTCGACGCATCCCTGGAAATATTCATTATACACTACACACTTTTCCGCTCTGGtctttaataggctatttgactggtttttaaaatctattttatattatttagtagaggttaagtgGGTTCCTTAACCcagttgaattttttatttctagtacatatttgccgaaaaatatcaaattaaaaattatatatttaaataacgcgcgaaaacgctgcttggacaatatggcgctgcaatggggtcgatgacgtcactttgctgtattttaatctgtggtacatatatttgaaaagcaaggtttacaagaaagtgacttcatcataagcccggccaatcaggagtgttttgtatcacgtgacaaacgtttgaaaaaatgcatttttatttattgatttttgaaaaaattacgtattattttagagtttcgttagtaaataaccatttttaaactcataatatacactgattacaataattcacaatttatttttcgcattgtcaaatagcctattgtctaTTTCAGTAAGAGTTAAGCGCTCAATCTTTTACATGATGCCCGCATGTATTAGCGATTCTTATCTTCACGATAACTGATTTCATACGGTTGACGTAAGCAGAAGATTTTTCAGGTTATTGGCGTGGGGTGCCGCAGGGACCAATTTTTGGTCTCTTTATCTACCTCATTTACATTGACGACCTAACTAGGGAATCCAAATCCAGGTATTTGCGAGATCTAGCAGGACATTTAGATCTCGGAAATTAAAGACATCTAAAGGCTTGGCGATTGTAATTATTAGCTCTTTTAGATCTAAACTAAAGCAAACCACTACAAACTAAACCACTTAAGATGATCATCTTAAGTGGTTTTATTATTCAAAGGACATGACAGTAACAGTAGTTTCTTAAGGAAAGTAACAATATACAACGTTGTAAAACCATTaatggttttaatattaatatatttttttatctgtaaatatatgCGTATCTTGCGTATCCCTAGTAGTTTTAGggtttgtttgaaattaaaaatgatgaaCTTTACCGATCTTAGATGATCAGCTCAACCATAGATTGTTACTTGCTGTTAATacagaacaaaaaaataaaatgactataAACGGCCCATATAATTTTGAACCAAGAGaatcatattaatattcctCATATGGATAATACAAAAGGGGTAACACATATAATCCACGTTTCTCTATAATCCCGCCAGAGCCGCGGAATTGCGCTAAACTTTCACTGGcctattgttttttgtttttatggaataggttggcgaacgagcatatgggccacctgatggtaagtggtcaccatcacccatagacaatgacgctgtaagaaatattaactattccttacatcgtcaatgcgccaccaaccttgggaactaagatgttatgtcccttgtgcctgtagctacactggctcactcacccttcaaaccggaacacaacaatactgagtactgttatttggcggaagaatagctgtcttattatcatatttagttttaattatttagcaaAAATCATACCTACCATtcattatgtaaatatacttttattaattactagggACCCGGTCCATCTTAGCACGGTTGCatagctgatactaaatataccaccacatcatttgtttatttacgatatcacgttggaaacttctaaaatgatatttttttcttcactgTATCGTCCATGTCTTATATACGAATACAtttctctcgaattactctatctattaaaaaaaccacatcagaATCtagttatttggtggtagagtactgttatttggcggtagaataactggtgagtgggtggtacctacccatcgGTAGCGGGTAGGGTAGCGGGTAGGGTACCTGTATGGAGAGGCCGGGCAGGTCGAGGCGCGTGGCGAGCGcgagcgcggcgggcgcgggcgcgggctgCAGGCGGCGCAGCGCGCGCGCGCCCCACAGCGCGCCGCGTTGCGAGCGCAGCGCCGGCCCGCGAACGAACTCCTCCGCCATCGTCAGCGGGCTGCGACCCTGGAACATCTGCGAACAGCAACGGGACGCTGACGTCACTAGCGCTCTGCCGCGACGGCGCGCTCGCAGGCCCGCCGACCTATGACGTCACTAGCGCTCTACCGCGATGGCGCGCTCGCAGGTGGCCACCTACCGGCTGCGTCTCCTTGTCGATGACGGTGGTCACGCCGGCCGGGAGCCCCGCCTGCTTGTCGTCCAGCCAGGTCCGGAAGCGGAGCAGGCAGTCGTGCAGGTGTTCGTTCTGGCTGTCGAGTCTCCACGCGCGCTTTATGCTCTGCAGCATCAGGAGCGGCTTTTCTGTAGGACACCCATCAATATATACGCATTGACCGAAAAAAATTAAGATCatcaaaaataaactacatatataaaatatttcaagttatCAAGTCGTCGATATTTACATGACTAAACAGAAAAAAGACTCGTGGACTCACCTTTCCTAAAGTATATTTCGAAGGCCATGAGATGAGTGTCTATTCGGTCCGCGGCGAGCGTCCGCAATGGTTGCAGGAACTTTAACGCTTGCTCTAACGGATCTTCTGCCTGGAAAAGGACAACAATATTGTATGTACATTATGTATCATTGgttttgtatcaaataaaaCCGATGTGAAACGATATAAGATGTTCCTGTCTTGGGAGGCGCAAAGAAGCTTCACATTACAGGCTATACTTATGCGCTATCAACGGTCAACATGTAACGATCAAGGATTCGTTTGGCGGTTCAAAGCGAACGGGCTTTACTGCGTCGTCGTCGATTAAATATGTGATCTATGTATGGCAAGAAGGCAATTGATACAACTGCATATCGATGTTATCTctgtgacagacagacagccgcCTCGGGCCTCGCATGAGATCCACAGCACGTTTTATAAACATGCATTGTTAAGTAAAAGTGGGTCACGAATCACACGTTACACACCTCAACGTcgaaaatcttattattaatgattgttACTCGAAATGacagaaatgaaaatatttcaaactaaaTTGATGTTAGGTAcccttattttattgtaatattcaaacttttcttttattatcgAAAAAGCTTTACAAAACGAAAGTTTTGCAACTCGTAGAGTTATACTGCACTCGCttgcttttataaataactacttATCGGCCcggagagccgagatggcccagtggttagaacacgtgcatcataaccgacgattgcgggttcaaacccaggcaagcaccgctgattcatgtgcttaatttgtctttataattcatctcgtgctccgcggtgaaggaaaacatcgtgaggaaacctgcatgtgacaaattctgccacatgtgtattccaccaacccgcattggaacagcgtggtggaatatgttccttctcctcaaagggagaggaggcctttagcccagtagtgggaatttacaggctgttactttacttttttttttatcggcTCGGACTTCGCTCGGGTTAGCCGTCAGATGTTGAGCATGAAAACGATACCAATGTCCTTCCTTGTAGACAAAGATTGCTtcgtaacaaaatttattaaaatttaatacaatgaaagagcaacagtaaatcttaattttcgcatttataatattggtatagattTATTCAGACTTACCAAATGAACAGTCTTTGTTTgaaggaataataaaaaaagtaattgcgcGACAATTACTGTCTAGACTTGAAATAAAAGTAAggtttctttcttttcttcttttaagagttactttatttttaagattgtaCCCGGTAGGTGGTGCTGTAATCgtgattattatttcatttgtagGAAGTCGTGACAGACAGCTAGTTTTTTTAGAACGGTCTATGTAAGTTGTACAATTGTTTTAGAAGTTACTTTAAGAACTTTGCAATAATAGTCTCTTGTATTGATttactgttaataaaattaaatatatatcagtaCAGCACAGTACAAtacagtaatagcctgtaaatttcccactgctgggctaaggcctcatctcctactaaggagtgggtttggaacattccacgacgctgttccaatgcgggttggtgaaatatgcacatgtggcagaatttcgatgaaattagacacatgcaggtttactcacgatgttttccttcagacCCGAGCATTTAATGAATAAGCAtaattaagcatacatatatagtggtgcttgcctgggcttgaacccgcttgaaatatatatcatactggggtatattataatacatttaaatgcaaatataaaatatatatatattaggtgAAATGACTCACTCTAGCAAGTTTGTCCGGAACGAGCTCGTCGAGCTGTGGAGCTTCTGGATCGCCTTGTTCTTGCTGCTGTCTCGCTTTGTGGTGCTGTTCACGTTTCACCTGGAAGtttatatcattacatattattacagaCACGTAGACATAGacccagtggcgtagctatcgtagggcaggtggtgcagtgcaccggGGCCCTGGagtcagggggccctctaaaccaAAACCTTAAGGTTCTGGagctagaaaaacacgaccctacgcacaagatttcttgtttggtttctataatttttaagtgtaattattagttaaagaggggaTTAgggtatgtttatttttctatgcactGGGGCCCTTCATCACCTAGCTACGACACtgcatataacaataaaaacaaaattgtctTCCAAGAAATAAATTATCGAAAGTCatccttttttataattacggTAATTCAgatgaaacaaaatatagaaataagcACAGTCATTCTCTACAATGGGGCATGaaacatttactttttatttatacatatactcaCAAACACAATGGCTGTTTCTCATAATGACCTCATAATTATCCTTCATCAGAAGT
It contains:
- the LOC124537803 gene encoding deoxycytidylate deaminase; amino-acid sequence: MDLPEKFEDLSLNKDQPSSQKKREGYISWKEYFMAIAFLAAKRSKDPSYQVGACVVNKENKILGIGYNGFPNGCNDDEFPWGKNTSSPLDSKFLYVCHAEMNAIVNKNSADLKDTTIYVSLFPCNECAKIIIQSGIKEVVYLSDEKAHKPIYIASKKMFDAAGVKYGQFIPENDPIVINFTTKN